A region from the Actinoplanes sp. OR16 genome encodes:
- a CDS encoding cyclase family protein, with amino-acid sequence MKVFDLAQPMRRGIPQSPNHPAYHHSLVRRHGDMVRAGGGSAANDVLMMGTHVGTHVDALAHVSQDGLLHGGIVAADVQSDAGFSRLGIDEFAPYVGRGVLLDVARVHGVEVLPAGYEVTAADLEAARGDLPINPGDAVLVGTGWSRRFGEGASFLGTSTGVPGPGVDAARWLVDREVAVTGAETIAYEHLAPGAGHASLPVHRILLVEAGINIVETMLLSELADAGVTEFQFILAPLKLVGATGSPVRPLAVVQ; translated from the coding sequence ATGAAGGTTTTCGACCTCGCCCAGCCGATGCGGCGGGGCATTCCACAGTCGCCGAACCACCCGGCGTACCACCACTCGCTGGTGCGCCGGCACGGTGACATGGTGCGGGCCGGCGGCGGTTCGGCGGCGAACGACGTGCTGATGATGGGTACGCACGTGGGCACGCACGTCGACGCGCTCGCGCACGTCTCCCAGGACGGCCTCCTGCACGGCGGGATCGTCGCCGCCGACGTGCAGTCCGACGCCGGTTTCTCCCGGCTCGGCATCGACGAGTTCGCGCCCTACGTGGGCCGGGGTGTCCTCCTCGACGTGGCGCGCGTGCACGGCGTCGAGGTGCTGCCGGCGGGCTACGAGGTGACGGCCGCCGATCTCGAGGCCGCCCGCGGCGACCTCCCGATCAATCCGGGGGACGCGGTCCTGGTGGGCACCGGCTGGTCGAGGCGCTTCGGCGAGGGCGCGTCCTTCCTGGGTACGTCGACAGGCGTGCCCGGCCCGGGCGTGGACGCCGCGCGATGGCTCGTCGATCGGGAGGTCGCGGTGACCGGCGCCGAGACGATCGCGTACGAGCACCTGGCGCCCGGCGCGGGTCACGCGAGCCTGCCGGTGCACCGGATCCTGCTGGTCGAGGCCGGCATCAACATCGTCGAGACGATGCTGCTCAGTGAGCTGGCCGACGCCGGGGTGACGGAGTTCCAGTTCATCCTGGCGCCGCTCAAGCTGGTCGGCGCGACGGGTTCGCCGGTCCGGCCGCTGGCGGTCGTCCAGTGA
- a CDS encoding MmgE/PrpD family protein: MTAPLAHELGEFAAGVDPPERVRADVPTRILDVLGNALAAYAEKDADAGPAGIRAMRRWGGVPESSVLGYGDRLPAPNAAFVNGVLAHSLDFDDTHLPSVLHPSASVVPAALAAAEAGAPGDLIAAIAAGIEVTNRLGMAGCDPDTGANLYFERGQHATSICGTIGAAVAVARLYELDAGRIADAIGIAASMGAGVLEANRTGGSVKRAHCGWAAHGGVVAATLAAEGLTGPPTVLEGRFGFFTAHTGRFDPPAVTDALGERWELLRTVFKPYPSNHFTHAGIDGALALRAAGLDPDDVAAIELGVAEPVLRTIAEPPAEKARPRTGYHAKFSGPYTLAVALTGGTGLGVGLDDFAGLDERRLELAAKVRVVADPAATAAFPRAFAGVLRVRTTGGHVLEHRVDSSRGGPGHPLSAAEVTAKFTGNAIRALDEDAVAALARAVAALRTGGPVSALFPFRETVFRHAK; encoded by the coding sequence GTGACGGCGCCCCTCGCGCACGAGCTGGGGGAGTTCGCCGCCGGGGTCGACCCGCCGGAGAGGGTGCGGGCCGACGTACCGACCCGGATCTTGGATGTTCTCGGGAACGCACTCGCGGCGTACGCGGAGAAGGACGCCGACGCCGGACCCGCCGGGATCAGGGCGATGCGCCGCTGGGGTGGCGTGCCCGAATCCTCGGTGCTCGGCTACGGTGACCGGCTTCCGGCGCCGAACGCCGCGTTCGTGAACGGCGTGCTCGCCCACTCGCTGGACTTCGACGACACGCACCTGCCGTCGGTGCTGCACCCGAGCGCGTCGGTGGTGCCGGCCGCGCTCGCCGCCGCCGAGGCCGGCGCGCCCGGCGACCTGATCGCCGCGATCGCCGCCGGCATCGAGGTGACGAACCGGCTCGGCATGGCCGGCTGCGACCCGGACACCGGCGCGAATCTGTACTTCGAGCGCGGCCAGCACGCCACCTCGATCTGCGGCACGATCGGCGCGGCGGTGGCCGTGGCCCGCCTCTACGAGCTGGACGCCGGGCGGATAGCGGACGCCATCGGCATCGCCGCGTCGATGGGCGCCGGTGTGCTGGAGGCGAACCGGACCGGCGGCTCGGTGAAGCGGGCGCACTGCGGCTGGGCGGCGCACGGCGGCGTGGTGGCCGCGACCCTCGCCGCCGAAGGGCTGACCGGGCCGCCGACCGTCCTGGAAGGACGCTTCGGCTTCTTCACGGCGCACACCGGGCGGTTCGACCCGCCGGCCGTGACCGACGCCCTGGGCGAGCGCTGGGAGCTGCTGCGGACGGTCTTCAAGCCGTACCCGTCGAACCATTTCACCCATGCCGGGATCGACGGCGCGCTGGCCCTGCGCGCGGCCGGGCTGGACCCGGACGACGTGGCGGCGATCGAGCTGGGCGTGGCCGAGCCGGTGCTGCGCACGATCGCCGAGCCGCCGGCCGAGAAGGCCCGCCCGCGGACCGGGTACCACGCCAAGTTCTCCGGGCCGTACACGCTGGCCGTGGCCCTGACCGGCGGCACCGGTCTGGGCGTCGGCCTGGACGACTTCGCCGGTCTGGACGAGCGGCGGCTGGAGCTGGCCGCCAAGGTGCGGGTCGTCGCCGACCCGGCCGCCACCGCCGCGTTCCCGCGCGCGTTCGCCGGGGTGCTGCGGGTGCGGACGACGGGCGGTCACGTCCTCGAGCATCGGGTGGACAGCTCCCGCGGCGGTCCCGGGCACCCGCTCAGCGCCGCCGAGGTGACGGCGAAGTTCACCGGCAACGCGATCCGGGCGCTGGACGAGGACGCGGTGGCGGCGCTCGCCCGGGCGGTGGCGGCGCTGCGTACCGGCGGACCGGTTTCGGCGCTGTTTCCATTTCGGGAAACAGTGTTCCGCCATGCGAAATAG